From Lagopus muta isolate bLagMut1 chromosome 12, bLagMut1 primary, whole genome shotgun sequence, one genomic window encodes:
- the CCL17 gene encoding C-C motif chemokine 17: MLSTKPLLLLLLLLSISQHSSTAPYAPSECCFTLAKAALRFEVLKNFYETSSDCLLKAIVFETKGGIKVCAKPNAPWVKKAIKNLQKKKEPQAV; encoded by the exons ATGCTCAGCACAAagcctctcctgctgctcctgctgctcctcagcatctcccagcacagctccacag cccCATATGCACCTTCAGAATGCTGTTTCACACTCGCAAAAGCTGCACTCCGGTTCGAAGTGCTGAAGAATTTCTATGAGACTTCCAGTGACTGTCTTCTGAAAGCAATTGT GTTTGAGACAAAGGGCGGGATCAAGGTCTGTGCAAAACCAAACGCACCTTGGGTGAAGAAAGCAATTAAgaatcttcagaaaaagaaggaacCTCAAGCTGTGTGA